The following DNA comes from Athene noctua chromosome 1, bAthNoc1.hap1.1, whole genome shotgun sequence.
CACTTAAGCCAGAATTTCTCTTTCACATCAGTTGTTTTCTGACACATGTGCTACTGATTTGAAATCTATTCCATACTGTAGGGACTGGCTTTGAGGTTTGAGTTCGTGAATGATATTATTGAGGTAAATTATGTTAATGAGGTAAAATACAGAGCTAATTCAATATACACGGGTGTGATAATGAAATGGCAGTCCTTTAGGGCTTCCCTTCTCTTGCAGTTCTAGCTTACGGTGAATTTGTTTTAACTGTGTATATATAGTATTTGTGGAAATAAGTgactttaattttatttggaaagattaaaaaatgctACATTGATTCGTGATTCTTTTAAATAACTATGTGGGGAGGGATCTCTTAAACCTTTGGGATCAGTGAGAGTGCATTGTTAAAGAATGAGAGGGAAACACTTCCTTGGTTTCAGGAATTCTTGTCAAGACCTCCCTGCCTTAAAATTACCATAATACTTTCAGTAGGCATTTTTTCAGGAATAAGCCATTTTGGAGAGATGTTCTGGGTGACTGTTGTCTCATGATTTATGATACTCAAATTCTGGAGTTGTATTCATGTTATAGGTTTTGTTCATGAAAAAGCCTTCCGGATGTCTGGATATCAAGATATGTTGATATCCAGACATCCAGAAGgctttttcattcttcatcatCCAGATGTTGATAGCCTGAGCACAGGTGTTCAACATTGGTGTTCTGCTGCACACCCATTTGTGGAGGGGTAATTTAACTGGATTAACTGGCCAATTGACTTGAATTTTACCCTGAGCTCTTGAGACTGGTGCAGAGTTCTTTATCTGCATTTGCACAGCATACTGCTTTCTAAACATTAGCATTCAGGTGCTAAAGCTTGGAAGTTCTACTCTTTGAAGTTGCCTTCTTTGTGTTGTAGGCAGAAGAAAATTTAGGAATGGTAATGATCTTCACTCTAGTCTCAGCAGTACaggagaaattaaatgaaatagtGGATCAAATAAAAACacgaagagaagaggaaaagaaacagaaagaaagagaagcagaagaagaggagaaagtatgtaaaataatgttttcaactAAAAATTCCCTGCTTTTTTTAACTGTGTGGGTTTGATGCAGGAGCAATTCTCAGTTACAGTGGGAGAGGAACATCTATCCCAAAGTTGATACAATTAAAATTTAAGGACTAGAAGATTCTGTAGTGCActtaagcaattatttttttttcccctgttttctaaAGCAGTCTTTTCAGAGATGTGTTGCATGTTCACAATCCCTTCTAGCATTACTTCCTAAGGCAGAGGCAGGGATTTTTCCTTAATGAATTCAAAGTTGCTGTAGCCAGTTTTTTGCTTCAAGAGGCAAGAGGGGATGGGGAGCAAAACTGGCTAGAATATGGCATGCTGCACACAGGCTGCATGGTCTGAGGAAGCATCTCTTCCTTGGTAGGCCAAGTGGAAGCAGTGGGACCACTTCTTCAAAAGGGATTTGTCCTTTCTGCACGTGTCCTTTCTCCTAGCCACTATGAAATAGTTTTTCCATCCATGGAATGTGCTGTGGTTAAGTCCGACTACTGCATCTTCACTTTCTTCCTCAGAAATAGCTAGAGGGCGATGGGACTTGGAAGgttcagtatttctgaaaatggcagaaaagtaactggaagaaaataattatttttctgactcAACAAGATAGAAGGGTTAAtgcattttaatggaaaatatttcagtgtagaTTGCACTTAAGAGTTGATAAGAAGTGCTGCCTACTGATGGGTAGTTGCTAACTACTGCACTGTAGGTCCAAAAGTAGTACAGAAGGTTTTTCCATAAGAATTTCCACCTCAGTACAGCACTCTGAAGGGAGAGTCCCATGACAAAAAACAGTAAGAATGTGTTCTTTGTATATTCAGGGTTAGAATTAATTTCTCGGAATACTTCACAGCAAGCAGTGCTTCTGAAATGTTGTAATTTAAATAACTAAGAGAACACTCACTTTCACTGGTAGCTTTGCAAGTTGTGTTTGCAGccttgttttctgttctttcagcaaCGTTTTCATGGCACTCCTGTTACCATTGAGAATTTCTTAAATTGGAAAGCAAAGTTTGATGCAGAACTcctagaaataaaaaggaaaaagatgaaagaagaaGAACAAGcaggcaaaaataaattaagcGGTATGATTTAAAACTGGTCCTGAAGTTTTTGCAATGTTACCCACTATAACAGCAAgcctaaaagtaatttttacactgaaagaTGGTAATCAATAAACTTGTAGTGCAGTGTTTGATTATTGTCCTCCATGTCACGTGAAGTCTTTCTGAGTGCTGATTTTGGGCTAAATACAAAGCTAATAGATTCGGGATTTCTGCTGAAGTCATTAAGGTTCCCAAACTGTGTGTTTAAGCTGCTTCAGTTTTGTGCCAGACAGTATACAAAAATGGGACCTCTACTGACAAGCATTGTGCTGGCAGAAATAGTTGGGGTTTGTTAAACAACAGAAAATTGACATCGGACAGTTTATCGATCTGGCCTTTATTGCACTGGATCGTAGTTACTTCAGATTATTCCAGCGTATGTATGAGTTTGGGATGCTGTTGCTAGACTCAAGTGACACAGGCTGGCTGCTGCATATGGCAAGCTTACAATGACTAGTGAAAATGGCTCTCATATTTTGGGGAAGAGCTTGTCATAGCAGTGGTTCTGGGCCCTGTATTTTGCAGATCATTTTGTCCAGTAGAAAGCAAACTCTGTATCCAGTGGGCAAAATGTGGAAGAAATTACTTTCCTTGTGAGAACCTGTAGATAAGAATTAAATGTTGAGCATTCTTCACATTCCCCATGACTTAACTTTGGACTGATTCTCCTGTGACGTTGGATCTACTTTTTAACCTGATTACCTGAGAAAACACGATCAGTGTGATTATACTGTATCACTGTtatcttttctcctcccttctgaAGGCTTTTGAAACTTTTGGCTAGTTTCGTTTTGATGAAATCTGACAGAGAGATGGAAATTTTAATGGTAATAAGTTTCTTGAAAAGCTCTACAGGACAGGGAACGTGCTTGATTCCCCTCTGAAGGGAATGCATTTGGGAATATGCAAAGATGAGATAGTAGAAATCCGCTTCTTCTAGTTTTCCTGTTCTTAAAATTATTGTTAGCATGCTGTGTCTTTCTTCCTCTATACAAGTCTAGATTATAAAAGCTCCCTTGTACAAAACTAAAAATAGACTTATTCTCAGATGTCATGAGTGTAACCCCAGTAGAAGAAAAGGCATCTTAAATGTTTTATCATGAACACCAACCAGTCTTGTGAGCAGAAGCTTGCATAAGCAGTGCAAATGTAGATGGAAGATGCGTAGTTTATGTGGAAAAAGTCCTGAGCTTTTCTTCCCCTACCTCCCAGCTGGAAAGGCTTCACTTTGCCTTGTGTGATGTTTCCTtcacagatgtgtgtgtgtgtgtatagaagCTGGTGATTTGTGTGTAGATCCAAGTTGCTTTTTGAATGGGGAGAATACGTAGAAAAATATGGAGGAGGCAGCTAATTTCCCTTCCAGTTCCCACAGAAAATTTCTTGTGAAATTCAAGATGATCACTAAAGCATTATGGGCTGAGCAAGGCCTGTGGATCAGTATTGTGTAGATTTTCCCACCCCACCACTACTGAAGTCTTGGTAACATTACAGTGACTATAAGAAACAGTGTCCCATTTCACATTAAGAGGAGGAAGCCTGTTGGTGTGGAAGAATCCTGAATCGGTAGTCAAAAAATCAGAATGGGGAATTTACAGAAATGAGCAGCTTAAAAAAGAAGACTGCTCAAAAAGCCTGAAATAAATGTGCAAACTATTGTTGCCTTAGGTTGataattatttcagaaatctaCTTGCTTAtatattgttttttattttatttctaggTAAACAGCTGTTTGAAATGGATCACAACCTTGACACCTCTGACATCCAGTTCTTGGAGGAAGGtaaatttcctttctgtttccacAACTGAAAGACAGTGGCTTAAAATAGGTCAGAATTCCTAAGCAAAATCTGTATTATATTTCTGACTTAACATCTTACCTCAGCATCACTTATACATCAGAATAACTTTCTAAGAAGTACTGTTTTGTAGATTGAACAGAagtgattttaatttctttcaaaaacaaacaaacaaaacattttcaggatGCTAAAGCATATTTATTTGCAGTTTTGAACTTGAGTTGAtcttatttttattgcttctatTCAAGTATTTGAACTGGAAGCAAAatcaaaacccagcaaaacaaaaaacccacaaccaggCTCTACCAGGCCCTGCTTCTCCTCTTTTTCTAATAGCCGGCCTTCTTAACTCTGACTTCAGGCACAGATCTTGAAGTTCTGTTTCCTACTTTCTGAACTTCATCACCAACAGTAAACATCTTGCAGG
Coding sequences within:
- the RWDD1 gene encoding RWD domain-containing protein 1 isoform X1, whose product is MMKENLDDNDVTDIIKLLEQQAEENLGMVMIFTLVSAVQEKLNEIVDQIKTRREEEKKQKEREAEEEEKQRFHGTPVTIENFLNWKAKFDAELLEIKRKKMKEEEQAGKNKLSGKQLFEMDHNLDTSDIQFLEEAGNSVEVDESLFQEMDDLELEDEEDDPDYNPVNLDSD
- the RWDD1 gene encoding RWD domain-containing protein 1 isoform X2, yielding MVMIFTLVSAVQEKLNEIVDQIKTRREEEKKQKEREAEEEEKQRFHGTPVTIENFLNWKAKFDAELLEIKRKKMKEEEQAGKNKLSGKQLFEMDHNLDTSDIQFLEEAGNSVEVDESLFQEMDDLELEDEEDDPDYNPVNLDSD